In the genome of Longimicrobium sp., the window CGGAGAGGCGGTCAACCATGCTGTTGATCACGTCCTTGATCTGCAGGATCTCGCCGGCCGCCTCGACCGTGATCTTGCGCGTCAGGTCGCCATCGGCGATCGCCGTCGCCACCGCGGACACGTCGCGGAGCTGGACGGTGAGGTTGCCGGCGAGCTGGTTCACGTTGTCGGTCAGGTCGCGCCACACGCCCGCGACGCCTTCGACTCGCGCCTGGCCGCCGAGCTTCCCTTCCGTGCCCACCTCCTTGGCGACTCGCGTCACTTCCGACGCGAAGGCGGAGAGCTGGTCCACCATCACGTTGACGGTGTTCTTCAACTCCAGCATCTCGCCCTTCACGTCCACCGTGATCTTCCGGCTCAGGTCGCCGCGCGCCACGGCCGTGGTCACGTCGGCGATGTTGCGCACCTGGCCGGTCAGGTTGCTGGCCATGAAGTTCACGCTGTCGGTCAGGTCGCGCCACACGCCGGCGACGCCCTCCACCCGCGCCTGGCCGCCCAGCTTGCCCTCGGTGCCCACCTCCTTGGCCACGCGGGCGACTTCCGAGGCGAAGGCGCTCAGCTGGTCCACCATGGTATTGATGGTGTTCTTCAGCTGGAGCATCTCGCCCTTGACGTCCGCCGTGATCTTGCGGCTCAGGTCGCCCTTGGCCACGGCCGTCGTCACGTCGGCGATGTTCCGCACCTGGTCGGTGAGGTTGCCGGCCATGCTGTTCACCGAGTCCGTCAGGTCGCGCCACACGCCGGCGACGCCCTCCACGTTGGCCTGGCCGCCCAGCTTGCCCTCGGTGCCCACCTCCTTGGCCACGCGCGTCACTTCGGATGCGAAGGCGCTCAGCTGGTCCACCATCGTGTTGACGGTGTTCTTCAGCTGCAGCATCTCGCCCTTGACGTCCGCCGTGATCTTGCGGCTCAGGTCGCCCCGGGCCACCGCGGTGGTGACGTCGGCGATGTTCCGCACCTGGTTGGTGAGGTTGGACGCCATGAAGTTCACGGAATCGGTGAGGTCCTTCCAGGTTCCGGCCACGCCCGGCACCCCGGCCTGGCCGCCCAGCACCCCCTCGGTGCCCACCTCCCGCGCCACGCGCGTCACTTCCGATGCGAAGGTGCTCAGCTGGTCCACCATCGTGTTGATGGTGTTCTTCAGCTCCAGCATCTCGCCCTTCACGTCTACCGTGATCTTCTGGCTGAGGTCGCCGTTGGCGACCGCCGTGGTCACCTGGGCGATGTCGCGCACCTGGCTGGTGAGCGAGGCGCCCATGAAGTTCACCGCCTCGGTCAGGTCCTTCCACGTGCCCGCCACCCCCGGCACGGCCGCCTGGCCGCCGAGCACGCCTTCCGTGCCCACCTCTCGCGCCACGCGCGTCACTTCGTCGGCGAAGACGGAGAGGCGGTCGACCATCGTGTTGATCACCTCCTTGATCTGGAGGATCTCGCCGGACGCCTCGACGGTGATCTTGCGCGTCAGGTCGCCGTCCGCGATGGCGGTGGCCACCGCGCTCATGTCGCGCAGCTGCACGGTGAGGTTGCCGGCCAGCTGGTTCACGTTCTCGGTGAGGCCGCGCCAGACGCCGGCCACGCCTTCCACGTTGGCCTGGCCGCCCAGCTTGCCCTCGGTGCCCACCTCCTTGGCCACGCGGGTCACCTCGCTGGCGAAGCTGCTGAGCTGGTCGACCATCGTGTTGACGGTGTTCTTCAGCTCCAGCATCTCGCCCTTGACGTTCACCGTGATCTTCTGGCTCAGGTCGCCGTTGGCGATGGCGGTTGCCACCTGGGCGATGTCGCGCACCTGGCTGGTGAGCGACGAGGCCATGAAGTTCACGCTGTCCGTCAGGTCCTTCCACGTCCCGGCCACCCCCGGCACCTCGGCCTGGCCGCCCAGCACGCCCTCCGTGCCCACCTCCCGGGCGACTCGCGTCACCTCGTCGGCGAAGATGGAGAGCCGGTCGACCATGGCGTTGATCACCTCCTTGATCTGGAGGATCTCGCCCGCGGCCTCGACCGTGATCTTGCGCGTCAGGTCGCCGTCCGCGATCGCCGTGGCCACCGCGCTCATGTCGCGCAGCTGGACGGTCAGGTTGCCGGCCAGCTGGTTCACGTTGTCCGTCAGGTCCCGCCACACGCCGGCGACGCCTTCCACCCGCGCCTGGCCGCCGAGCACGCCCTCCGTACCCACCTCTCGCGCCACGCGGGTCACTTCGTCGGCGAACGCGGAGAGCTGGTCCACCATCGAGTTGATGGTGATCTTCAGCTCCAGCATCTCGCCCTTGACGTCTACCGTGATCTTCTGGCTGAGGTCGCCGTTGGCTACGGCCGTGGTCACCAGGGCGATGTTGCGCACCTGCCCGGTGAGGTTCGACGCCATGAAGTTCACGGAGTCGGTGAGGTCCTTCCACGTGCCGGCCACGTTGGGCACCTCGGCCTGGCCGCCGAGCACGCCCTCCGTACCCACCTCTCGCGCCACGCGCGTCACTTCGTCGGCGAAGACGCTGAGCCGGTCCACCATCGAGTTGATGGTGTTCTTGAGCTCCAGCATCTCGCCCTTGACGTCTACCGTGATCTTCTGCGTCAGGTCGCCGTTGGCGATGGCGGTTGCCACCTGGGCGATGTCGCGCACCTGGCTGGTGAGCGACGACGCCATGAAGTTCACCGCCTCCGTCAGGTCCTTCCACGTTCCGGCCACCCCCGGCACGGCCGCCTGGCCGCCGAGCACGCCTTCGGTGCCCACCTCTCGCGCCACGCGCGTCACTTCGTCGGCGAAGACGGAGAGGCGGTCGACCATGGTGTTGATCACCTCCTTGATCTGGAGGATCTCGCCGGACGCCTCGACGGTGATCTTGCGCGTCAGGTCGCCGTCCGCGATGGCGGTGGCCACCGCGCTCATGTCGCGCAGCTGCACCGTGAGGTTGCCGGCCAGCTGGTTCACGTTCTCGGTGAGCCCGC includes:
- a CDS encoding HAMP domain-containing protein produces the protein MGAGDGDGTGGDGGEGGDRRELRRLLLALRSLRGGDFSVRLPDVYGDALLEEIADTFNDIAHLNQRVSDEMVRVTTTVGRQGQMTDRASIGPVGGGWSVKLNAINQLIGDVMTPTTEVARVITAVARGDLSQKMALEIDGKPVLGEFLRIANTVNTMVDQLSAFASEVTRVAREVGTEGVLGGQAEVPNVAGTWKDLTDSVNFMASNLTGQVRNIALVSTAIANGDLSQKITVDVKGEMLELKNTINSMVDQLSSFASEVTRVAKEVGTEGKLGGQARVEGVAGVWRDLTDNVNQLAGNLTVQLRDVSAVATAIADGDLTRKITVEAAGEILQIKEVINSMVDRLSVFADEVTRVAREVGTEGVLGGQAEVPNVAGTWKDLTDSVNFMASNLTGQVRNIALVTTAVANGDLTQKITADVKGEMLELKDTINSMVDRLSVFADEVTRVAREVGTEGVLGGQAQVPNVAGTWKDLTDSVNFMASNLTGQVRNIALVTTAVANGDLSQKITVDVKGEMLELKNTINSMVDQLSAFADEVTRVAREVGTEGVLGGQARVEGVAGVWRDLTDNVNQLAGNLTVQLRDVSAVATAIADGDLTRKITVEAAGEILQIKEVINAMVDRLSIFADEVTRVAREVGTEGVLGGQAEVPGVAGTWKDLTDSVNFMASSLTSQVRDIAQVATAIANGDLSQKITVNVKGEMLELKNTVNTMVDQLSSFASEVTRVAKEVGTEGKLGGQANVEGVAGVWRGLTENVNQLAGNLTVQLRDMSAVATAIADGDLTRKITVEASGEILQIKEVINTMVDRLSVFADEVTRVAREVGTEGVLGGQAAVPGVAGTWKDLTEAVNFMASSLTSQVRDIAQVATAIANGDLTQKITVDVKGEMLELKNTINSMVDRLSVFADEVTRVAREVGTEGVLGGQAEVPNVAGTWKDLTDSVNFMASNLTGQVRNIALVTTAVANGDLSQKITVDVKGEMLELKITINSMVDQLSAFADEVTRVAREVGTEGVLGGQARVEGVAGVWRDLTDNVNQLAGNLTVQLRDMSAVATAIADGDLTRKITVEAAGEILQIKEVINAMVDRLSIFADEVTRVAREVGTEGVLGGQAEVPGVAGTWKDLTDSVNFMASSLTSQVRDIAQVATAIANGDLSQKITVNVKGEMLELKNTVNTMVDQLSSFASEVTRVAKEVGTEGKLGGQANVEGVAGVWRGLTENVNQLAGNLTVQLRDMSAVATAIADGDLTRKITVEASGEILQIKEVINTMVDRLSVFADEVTRVAREVGTEGVLGGQAAVPGVAGTWKDLTEAVNFMGASLTSQVRDIAQVTTAVANGDLSQKITVDVKGEMLELKNTINTMVDQLSTFASEVTRVAREVGTEGVLGGQAGVPGVAGTWKDLTDSVNFMASNLTNQVRNIADVTTAVARGDLSRKITADVKGEMLQLKNTVNTMVDQLSAFASEVTRVAKEVGTEGKLGGQANVEGVAGVWRDLTDSVNSMAGNLTDQVRNIADVTTAVAKGDLSRKITADVKGEMLQLKNTINTMVDQLSAFASEVARVAKEVGTEGKLGGQARVEGVAGVWRDLTDSVNFMASNLTGQVRNIADVTTAVARGDLSRKITVDVKGEMLELKNTVNVMVDQLSAFASEVTRVAKEVGTEGKLGGQARVEGVAGVWRDLTDNVNQLAGNLTVQLRDVSAVATAIADGDLTRKITVEAAGEILQIKDVINSMVDRLSVFADEVTRVAREVGTEGVLGGQAAVPGVAGTWKDLTESVNFMASNLTGQVRNIALVTTAVANGDLSQKITVDVKGEMLDLKNTVNVMVDQLSAFASEVTRV